The nucleotide window ATCATATGTAAAATGATGGAAATCATTGTCGTTCGTATTGATTTTTTGTTCCTCTTTAATTATTGTAAAGTTTTCCTTTGAAAAATCAGTATtgtaaaattttttaaaattaaatatattaatattgtcattcattatatgatttttaAACGCTTCATCACACACAGAATATgttgttttatatttatataataaataggAACGATAATGTTCATAACATTCTTTTTTGTGAGTCAACTTTTGTACCTTATCCAAAACATCGtgcatattatatttccttcgtattgttttatatatatctgTCAAATTAATATTCATATCTTCATCtgttaaaaatatattatgtatagaaaaatataattttgtaaaaaCTTCATTAATTAAATCCATAAACGAGTTAAAGTTCATTCTTAAATCTTTACGTCTATGTGCCCTTATTTTATGAACTATGATACAATATTTatcaaataatttatttaaatataaattcaaactttctttttctattattaaattattatcttgtattttatttatgtaataatccatattttcatttattcTTAAAGATGAACCATCTTGATTCGGATAACTATTTGtttgttcatttatttttcctcCAGAATTTATAGATATctcttttatataattacaaCAAATAcctttattatataaaagtattaattttcttttcatttcacttaataaatttttttttttaattattgGTATTGTCATATTTTTCTCGATATTCataatatgattatttttaaaatattctaCATCATCACTTATAACtaaatattctttaaatataattttcccaaacaatttttctttaattatacttttatattcattttctAAATTACTAAAAACTTTATTCATCGCATTACTATATTGTTTTTCATTATAGTcaatttttcttttcttctttttcaaattcatatatatatataattccCATAACTCATCTTTTTCTGGCATTATCTGCTTCATTTTATTCTTCTCTTCTCttacatatttttgtaattcATCTTCTTCGTCTATGTTTACGTTTACATCTACGTCTTCTTGAGATTGatcatttaaaatatcatcattatacATATTGTTATATGAATCATTAAAAAGCTTATCATCTgaattatcatatatattatcattataattatcatcacCATAAGCATAACCATTgtcatttctttttttctttttattgTTCTTTTCTTTCTCTCCTTCTTTTTCATAACTTGATCTTGAAAAATGATCATTACTATTCATTTCTTCTTGACTTTTCcttctctttttttttatatacgTATTAAGTCTATTTAAAGAAACatcattaaataaatttttcaATTGAAATGCCAcgcttttttttttcttcttctttcCCTCTAATTCAACTGCGCTTCCTTCATCAGGTCCAATATAATTCTCCTCATTGTTTACATCCATCTCTTGTACATTCTCGAAATGTTCCCTTGATAATTTCATATTTGAAAAAGGGTTATTGTCATAATTGTGAAatggtttttttttttccatacCATAATCCTtctctttttctttttctttttctttcctTTCATTGTTCATAAAACCAAAATTAGAATGATTTTTATCGCTCTTTTGTGTATCATCAActtcttcatttattaCATCATCCTCATCGCTAAAATTTAAACTCATCTTTTAACATATGATATGtgatattatttaataacaacaaggtatcttttgaatatatatattgtattatattatatattatataatatattatatattatatattatattatattttatattttatatttatttttttttatttttaaaatagCTAGCTGGCTCACCATTCTAatgggaaaaaaaaaaaaaataaaataaaataaataaataaattaataaataaatgaataaataaatgaataaaaataatataatataatataatataatataatataatataatgaatgatatattatagtaaggataaaagaatatgatgtatttatttagaTATGActaaattaaattatatatacaaatttatattaatattatatttgttatgatttatgtttattatttttttcacaCACTAAACATTTCAAATGTtagaatttatatattttc belongs to Plasmodium reichenowi strain SY57 chromosome 10, whole genome shotgun sequence and includes:
- a CDS encoding hypothetical protein (conserved Plasmodium protein, unknown function) produces the protein MSLNFSDEDDVINEEVDDTQKSDKNHSNFGFMNNERKEKEKEKEKDYGMEKKKPFHNYDNNPFSNMKLSREHFENVQEMDVNNEENYIGPDEGSAVELEGKKKKKKSVAFQLKNLFNDVSLNRLNTYIKKKRRKSQEEMNSNDHFSRSSYEKEGEKEKNNKKKKRNDNGYAYGDDNYNDNIYDNSDDKLFNDSYNNMYNDDILNDQSQEDVDVNVNIDEEDELQKYVREEKNKMKQIMPEKDELWELYIYMNLKKKKRKIDYNEKQYSNAMNKVFSNLENEYKSIIKEKLFGKIIFKEYLVISDDVEYFKNNHIMNIEKNMTIPIIKKKNLLSEMKRKLILLYNKGICCNYIKEISINSGGKINEQTNSYPNQDGSSLRINENMDYYINKIQDNNLIIEKESLNLYLNKLFDKYCIIVHKIRAHRRKDLRMNFNSFMDLINEVFTKLYFSIHNIFLTDEDMNINLTDIYKTIRRKYNMHDVLDKVQKLTHKKECYEHYRSYLLYKYKTTYSVCDEAFKNHIMNDNINIFNFKKFYNTDFSKENFTIIKEEQKINTNDNDFHHFTYDQNNADEHTNIFTNDIYNEDFFSINVNNMESKGIQPPHRHTTTVPEKSYNAKTKDHIIPLSKEQHVYNNNNKNNNKNKNNNNNNDDNNNNNNNNDNNNNDNNNNDNNNNNVVEETPLEKAKRIAREKKKQLMNNRVKII